The Streptomyces sp. NBC_00440 genome contains a region encoding:
- a CDS encoding AMP-binding protein, whose translation MHGMVFSELTPVAFAARAAKVFADRLAVVDGDMRYSYAELWQRAQALAGVLDGHGVRPGDRVAVLAPNTHVLLEAHYGVPLAGAVLVALNTRLAPAEIAYILDHSAPGVVIVDAACRDLLTEALKHSEIRPAVINSGRPQDEYESSLAAATPGAVAVTDERSLLSINYTSGTTGRPKGVMYHHRGAYLQALAMAYHAKLDTSARYLWTLPMFHTNGWCFPWAVTAAGAVHHCLRKVNPSDIWHAIRESGVTHFCAAPTVLAMLAEDPAAAAPVSHPVQVFVGGAPPWPALLARMSALGIGIRHLYGLTETFGPAVVCDPQPEWRDLPAEQRAPLMARQGIANVIAEPLRVVDSDGADVPADANTLGEIVLRGNDVMLGYYRDDEATAAAATTDGWFRSGDLGVMHPDGYVELRDRAKDVIISGGENITCVEVESALAEHPAVVEAAVVGTPHPKWGEVPIAYVKLRANASVTEAELVTFVRARIAGFKAPRQVVFGELPKTSTGKIQKNLLRQRSAHAATDQAPCQ comes from the coding sequence ATGCACGGGATGGTCTTCTCCGAGCTGACTCCGGTGGCGTTCGCCGCGCGCGCCGCCAAAGTGTTCGCCGACCGCCTCGCGGTCGTCGACGGTGACATGCGGTACTCCTATGCCGAGCTCTGGCAACGGGCACAGGCGCTGGCCGGCGTGCTGGACGGGCACGGAGTGCGGCCGGGGGACCGGGTCGCGGTACTGGCCCCCAACACCCATGTGCTGCTGGAGGCGCACTACGGAGTGCCCCTGGCCGGCGCGGTCCTCGTGGCGCTCAACACCAGGCTGGCGCCCGCCGAGATCGCCTACATCCTCGACCACAGCGCCCCTGGCGTGGTGATCGTGGACGCCGCATGCCGTGACCTGCTGACCGAGGCGCTGAAGCACAGCGAGATCCGGCCGGCAGTGATCAACTCAGGGCGCCCGCAGGACGAGTACGAGTCCTCGCTGGCGGCCGCCACCCCGGGGGCGGTGGCGGTCACCGACGAGAGATCCCTGCTGTCGATCAACTACACCAGTGGTACGACCGGCCGGCCGAAGGGAGTGATGTACCACCACCGTGGTGCCTATCTCCAGGCGCTGGCGATGGCCTACCACGCCAAACTGGACACATCGGCGCGATATCTGTGGACGCTGCCGATGTTCCACACGAACGGCTGGTGCTTCCCGTGGGCGGTGACCGCGGCCGGGGCGGTGCACCACTGCCTGCGCAAGGTGAACCCGTCGGACATCTGGCATGCCATCCGCGAGAGCGGTGTCACCCACTTCTGTGCCGCACCCACCGTGCTGGCCATGCTGGCCGAGGACCCCGCCGCGGCAGCACCGGTCTCCCACCCGGTACAGGTGTTCGTCGGGGGTGCGCCGCCGTGGCCCGCACTGCTTGCCAGGATGAGCGCGCTCGGCATCGGGATCCGTCATCTCTACGGACTCACCGAGACGTTCGGGCCGGCCGTCGTGTGTGACCCGCAGCCCGAGTGGCGGGATCTGCCGGCCGAACAGCGCGCACCGCTGATGGCACGACAGGGCATCGCCAACGTCATCGCCGAACCGCTGCGGGTGGTCGATTCCGACGGTGCCGATGTGCCGGCTGATGCCAACACCCTCGGCGAGATCGTGCTGCGCGGCAACGACGTGATGCTCGGCTACTACCGCGACGACGAAGCGACCGCGGCCGCGGCGACCACCGATGGCTGGTTCCGCTCGGGCGACCTGGGCGTCATGCATCCGGACGGCTATGTCGAGCTGCGTGACCGGGCCAAGGACGTCATCATCTCCGGCGGCGAGAACATCACCTGCGTCGAAGTGGAGAGCGCGCTCGCGGAGCACCCAGCGGTGGTCGAGGCCGCGGTCGTCGGCACGCCGCACCCGAAATGGGGTGAGGTTCCGATCGCGTACGTCAAGCTCCGTGCCAACGCGTCGGTCACGGAAGCAGAACTCGTCACCTTCGTGCGGGCCAGGATCGCGGGGTTCAAGGCACCACGCCAAGTGGTCTTCGGCGAGCTGCCCAAGACGTCGACGGGAAAGATCCAGAAGAACCTGTTGCGGCAGCGGTCCGCTCATGCCGCGACCGATCAAGCCCCCTGCCAGTGA
- a CDS encoding cyclase family protein — translation MNSQTGPHHQADDLLRNLGVPTRGAVYDLSSGWWRHMPTFDGYPRFEVLTYSSPQGQRASQRFPFDNPDENQVQMGYVSELMSGSLHTGTHIDALCHVTCGENDEWHGGVSANEALGDYGAERGDASELAPIIGRGVLLDVPRALGLDVLPPHFAIGEQHLRQAADAAEVTIQAGDIVLVRTGQMKFWPDIDLVRKHGDGSGVALDGAQWLVSQGAGYVGADTMSFEVRPSTVPGNQLPVHLYLLHEQGIHIMEWVNCEGLAADAVSSFLFVGLPLTIRGGTGSPLRPIAVA, via the coding sequence ATGAACTCGCAGACCGGGCCGCACCACCAGGCAGACGACCTTCTCCGCAATCTCGGCGTTCCCACCAGAGGCGCGGTGTACGACCTGTCCTCGGGCTGGTGGCGGCACATGCCCACCTTTGACGGCTATCCGCGTTTCGAGGTCCTCACCTACAGCTCGCCGCAGGGCCAGCGGGCATCGCAGCGGTTCCCGTTCGACAATCCCGATGAGAACCAGGTCCAGATGGGCTATGTGTCCGAGCTCATGTCGGGCAGCCTGCACACCGGGACCCATATCGACGCGCTCTGCCATGTGACGTGCGGGGAGAACGACGAATGGCACGGGGGTGTGTCGGCGAATGAGGCGCTGGGCGACTACGGCGCCGAACGCGGGGACGCCTCCGAGTTGGCTCCCATCATCGGAAGAGGCGTTCTGCTGGACGTCCCCCGAGCGCTCGGCCTCGATGTCCTGCCGCCCCACTTCGCGATCGGTGAGCAGCATCTGCGGCAGGCCGCGGACGCTGCCGAGGTGACGATCCAGGCCGGGGACATCGTGCTGGTGCGGACGGGGCAGATGAAGTTCTGGCCCGACATCGACCTGGTCCGCAAGCACGGCGACGGCAGTGGTGTGGCACTGGACGGAGCGCAGTGGCTCGTGTCGCAGGGCGCCGGTTATGTGGGCGCGGACACCATGTCCTTCGAAGTGAGGCCGTCGACGGTGCCCGGGAACCAGCTCCCGGTGCATCTGTACCTGCTCCATGAGCAGGGCATCCACATCATGGAGTGGGTCAACTGCGAGGGCCTGGCGGCCGACGCGGTCTCCAGCTTCCTCTTCGTGGGCCTTCCGCTGACCATCCGCGGCGGCACAGGGTCGCCGCTCCGGCCGATCGCCGTGGCGTAA
- a CDS encoding FadR/GntR family transcriptional regulator, producing MTGDPKSDAAPAGRGSRRLAETVAGLIEKDIVKEGWRTGSVLGSERELIERYGVSRAVFREAVRLIEHHQMARMRRGPGGGLVVTEPDPGIVRDAARVYLRHAAVSRRQLFEARMALELAGVTTAIENLTESGIARLTDALATEQELIDRGVTLGHARNLHSVIAELAGNPAITLFVEVLAQLDQDMVQDEWESGDQPDEGSRDAAVKSHQAHRAMVAAIVAGDAPLAQHRMRRHLQAVAELLKNES from the coding sequence ATGACGGGTGACCCGAAGAGCGACGCTGCACCTGCCGGGCGCGGGAGCCGGCGACTCGCCGAGACTGTGGCGGGGCTGATCGAGAAGGACATCGTGAAGGAGGGCTGGCGCACCGGGTCGGTCCTCGGATCCGAACGGGAACTGATCGAACGCTACGGCGTGAGCCGTGCCGTGTTCCGCGAAGCCGTGCGGCTCATCGAGCATCACCAGATGGCGCGTATGCGTCGTGGTCCGGGTGGTGGCCTCGTCGTCACCGAACCGGATCCCGGCATCGTCCGCGATGCCGCGCGGGTCTATCTCCGGCATGCGGCCGTCAGCCGGCGCCAGCTGTTCGAGGCGCGGATGGCCCTCGAACTCGCAGGTGTCACCACGGCGATCGAGAACCTGACAGAGTCCGGAATCGCCCGCCTGACGGACGCGCTGGCGACCGAGCAGGAGCTGATCGACCGCGGTGTGACACTCGGGCACGCGCGGAACCTCCACAGTGTGATCGCCGAGTTGGCGGGCAATCCGGCGATCACCCTCTTCGTCGAGGTGCTGGCCCAGCTCGACCAGGACATGGTGCAGGACGAATGGGAGTCCGGCGACCAGCCGGACGAGGGCAGCCGCGATGCCGCGGTCAAGTCCCACCAGGCGCACCGGGCGATGGTCGCGGCGATCGTGGCGGGCGACGCTCCGCTCGCGCAACACCGGATGCGGCGGCACTTGCAAGCCGTGGCGGAGCTCCTGAAGAACGAGTCGTAA
- a CDS encoding SpoIIE family protein phosphatase: MNIDDAVPEQGQAGGHPSQWAVITVDEQGVVTGWSPAARHLLGYADTEAVGGPMARFLDPATAPRFWTFPADRNDWAGEITAQRQGGGPLTLTASGHRFAGHGARRQWVLLLALPGPPHPAEEERPLLDWVFAGSPFALTVYGRDLRCRQQNAAMSRLTGEPEGDRRGKRPSESFSGPDVQDWENRLRRAIETGEPVPDTELHAHVPAHPGQDRIYTASAFPLHDRHGAVLGICATATDITEQHRARQAWALLNQASTRIGSTLDVMRTAQELADVAVPGIADWANVDLLETLLQGEEPTPFTAGVELRRAANRSVHEGSPEALHQVGDVGFYPADSPPVRCMATGESVIHRMTDRAAVSWLAQDPVRADSFRRHRFQSVMVVPVRARGTVLGVTVLLRRSGEPFTDDDRRLAEELVARAAVCLDNARRFQRERAAALTLQRSLLPHRLPPQTAVDTAWRYLPAGSQSGVGGDWFDVIPLSGARVALVVGDVVGHGIAAAATMGRLRTAVRTLADVDLPPDELLTHLDDVVTRLATEGRTPDAAAGLAATCVYAVYDPVSHTCCIARAGHPPPAVIAPDGTVEYLELPLGAALGLGSQPFESAEVDLAEGSLLALFSDGLINSHENGTDDGLRLLGRVLAQRTPSLDELCDSVLKGLLPARPADDVALLIARTRALAADRVAVLPVPADPAFVTSARSWASRQLNEWGLDDEAFVIELVVSELVTNAIRYGRVPIELRLIRDQSLICEVSDSSSTTPHMRRALLSDEGGRGLLLVAQLTRRWGTRHSHEGKTIWCEQPLPADAAAH, from the coding sequence ATGAACATCGACGACGCCGTTCCGGAGCAGGGACAGGCCGGAGGACACCCGTCCCAGTGGGCCGTGATCACGGTTGACGAACAGGGTGTCGTCACGGGATGGAGCCCGGCTGCCCGGCATCTGCTCGGTTACGCCGACACCGAGGCCGTCGGAGGGCCGATGGCGCGCTTCCTCGATCCGGCCACGGCTCCCCGCTTCTGGACATTCCCCGCGGACCGCAACGACTGGGCGGGTGAGATCACGGCGCAGCGGCAGGGCGGCGGCCCGCTGACCCTGACCGCCTCCGGCCACCGGTTCGCCGGCCACGGCGCACGCCGGCAGTGGGTCCTGCTGCTGGCCCTCCCCGGGCCGCCGCACCCCGCGGAGGAGGAACGGCCCCTGCTCGACTGGGTGTTCGCGGGATCACCGTTCGCGCTGACGGTCTACGGCCGGGACCTGCGGTGCAGGCAGCAGAACGCCGCCATGTCCCGTCTGACCGGAGAGCCGGAGGGTGACCGGCGGGGCAAACGCCCCTCCGAGTCGTTCTCCGGCCCCGACGTACAGGACTGGGAGAACCGCCTGCGCCGGGCGATCGAGACCGGTGAACCGGTCCCTGACACCGAGCTCCACGCTCACGTGCCCGCCCACCCCGGCCAGGACCGCATCTACACCGCCTCCGCCTTCCCCCTCCATGACCGGCACGGAGCCGTTCTCGGCATCTGTGCGACAGCCACCGACATCACCGAGCAGCACCGGGCCCGTCAGGCATGGGCCCTGCTCAATCAGGCCAGTACCCGCATCGGCAGCACCCTGGACGTCATGCGCACGGCTCAGGAACTGGCCGACGTCGCAGTCCCCGGGATCGCCGACTGGGCCAACGTCGACCTGCTGGAGACCCTGCTCCAGGGCGAGGAACCCACGCCTTTCACCGCCGGGGTGGAATTGCGCCGGGCCGCGAACCGGTCCGTACACGAGGGATCCCCGGAAGCGCTGCACCAGGTGGGAGACGTGGGCTTCTACCCGGCGGACTCACCACCCGTCCGCTGTATGGCCACCGGAGAGTCCGTCATCCACCGGATGACGGACCGCGCCGCCGTCTCATGGCTGGCGCAGGACCCGGTGCGTGCCGACAGCTTCCGCCGGCACCGCTTCCAGTCGGTCATGGTCGTCCCCGTGCGTGCGCGGGGGACCGTCCTCGGCGTCACCGTCCTGCTCCGGCGCTCCGGAGAACCCTTCACGGACGACGACCGCCGCCTGGCGGAAGAACTCGTGGCGCGGGCCGCCGTCTGCCTGGACAACGCACGGCGCTTCCAGCGTGAGCGCGCCGCCGCCCTCACACTCCAGCGAAGCCTTCTCCCGCACCGGCTGCCCCCGCAGACCGCGGTCGACACGGCCTGGCGCTACCTCCCCGCAGGCAGCCAGTCCGGCGTCGGCGGCGACTGGTTCGACGTCATCCCGCTGTCCGGCGCCCGCGTCGCCCTGGTCGTCGGCGACGTCGTGGGCCACGGCATCGCCGCGGCCGCCACCATGGGCCGCCTCCGCACCGCGGTACGCACCCTCGCCGACGTCGACCTGCCCCCGGACGAACTGCTCACCCACCTGGACGACGTGGTCACCCGCCTCGCCACCGAGGGCCGCACCCCCGACGCTGCCGCCGGGCTCGCGGCCACCTGTGTCTACGCCGTCTACGATCCCGTCTCCCACACCTGCTGCATCGCCCGCGCCGGGCACCCTCCGCCGGCCGTGATCGCGCCCGACGGCACGGTGGAATACCTCGAACTGCCCCTGGGAGCCGCACTGGGACTCGGCAGCCAGCCCTTCGAATCCGCCGAGGTCGACCTCGCCGAAGGCAGCCTGCTGGCTCTCTTCTCGGACGGCCTGATCAACTCCCACGAGAACGGCACCGACGACGGGCTCCGCCTGCTGGGCCGCGTGCTCGCCCAACGCACGCCGTCGCTGGACGAGTTGTGCGACAGCGTGCTCAAGGGCCTGCTCCCGGCCCGCCCGGCCGACGACGTAGCCCTCCTGATCGCCCGGACGCGAGCCCTCGCCGCGGACCGTGTCGCGGTACTTCCGGTGCCGGCCGACCCCGCGTTCGTGACCTCGGCCCGTTCCTGGGCCAGCCGTCAGCTGAACGAGTGGGGACTGGACGATGAGGCCTTCGTCATCGAACTGGTCGTCAGTGAACTGGTCACCAACGCCATCCGTTACGGTCGGGTGCCCATCGAACTCCGGCTGATCCGGGACCAGTCGCTCATCTGTGAAGTGTCCGACAGCAGCAGCACCACCCCCCATATGCGACGGGCCCTGCTCTCCGACGAGGGGGGCCGCGGTCTGCTCCTGGTCGCTCAGCTCACTCGGCGCTGGGGCACCCGCCACTCCCACGAAGGGAAAACGATCTGGTGCGAACAGCCGCTGCCCGCGGACGCCGCCGCACACTGA
- a CDS encoding protein kinase family protein translates to MRGTEPCTVPGARPAGYSTVSTSLALHSDRRLSKLVAAAAPLGSGIGGSSALLEVAGTPVFVKRVPLTERELRPDHVRSTANIFGLPAFCQYGIGGPGFGAWRELAAHTMTTNWVLAGQYQGFPLMYHWRVLPGAAPALPEELADVERAVAYWGGGPEVRARIEALEQAPASLLLFLEYIPQTLHAWLSEQVRAGDETAGRACSLVEKELVAGTSFMNDRGLLHFDAHFENILTDGRRLYFADYGLALSSRFDLSPGEADFFDRHRTYDRAYTLSYLVNWLVSGVYGCARPEREAMIRACAAGERPPAGPSEVTAVLTRHAPLSAVVTDFYGRLQDESREIPYPVEAIRRILDSRVC, encoded by the coding sequence GTGAGGGGCACGGAACCCTGCACGGTGCCCGGTGCCCGTCCGGCCGGGTACAGCACCGTTTCCACGTCCCTGGCCCTGCACAGTGACCGGCGACTGAGCAAACTCGTGGCCGCCGCCGCACCGCTCGGCTCCGGCATCGGCGGAAGCTCGGCACTGCTGGAAGTCGCCGGTACACCGGTCTTCGTGAAGCGGGTGCCACTGACCGAGCGGGAACTCCGTCCGGATCACGTCCGCTCCACGGCGAACATCTTCGGCCTGCCTGCCTTCTGCCAGTACGGCATCGGTGGGCCGGGCTTCGGGGCCTGGCGCGAGCTCGCCGCTCACACCATGACCACCAACTGGGTGCTCGCAGGGCAGTACCAGGGCTTCCCGCTGATGTATCACTGGCGCGTACTGCCGGGCGCGGCCCCGGCCCTTCCGGAGGAACTCGCCGACGTGGAGCGGGCCGTGGCCTATTGGGGAGGCGGGCCGGAGGTGCGCGCCCGTATCGAGGCCCTTGAGCAGGCCCCGGCGAGCCTGCTGCTGTTTCTGGAGTACATCCCACAGACGCTGCACGCGTGGCTCTCCGAGCAGGTGCGGGCCGGTGACGAGACCGCCGGCCGGGCCTGTTCCCTGGTCGAGAAGGAACTGGTGGCCGGCACCTCCTTCATGAACGACCGCGGGCTCCTGCACTTCGATGCCCACTTCGAGAACATCCTGACCGACGGCCGTCGCCTCTACTTCGCGGATTACGGCCTGGCTCTCTCGTCCCGGTTCGACCTGTCGCCCGGCGAGGCGGACTTCTTCGACAGGCACCGGACGTACGACCGCGCCTACACCCTCAGTTACCTGGTGAACTGGCTGGTCAGTGGCGTGTACGGGTGCGCGCGGCCGGAGCGGGAGGCCATGATACGCGCGTGCGCCGCAGGGGAACGTCCCCCGGCGGGCCCGTCAGAGGTGACGGCGGTCCTCACCCGCCATGCGCCGCTGTCGGCGGTCGTGACGGACTTCTACGGCAGGCTTCAGGACGAGAGCCGGGAGATTCCGTACCCGGTCGAGGCGATCCGCCGGATCCTCGATTCGCGCGTCTGCTGA
- a CDS encoding ATP-grasp domain-containing protein, translating into MSTHLTDLLEGDPTVQKVLLIEADVSAGEDILTAAAELGVEAHVATHEDVFRSYRPELKAKISGTVFTDFADPQTALDDLARFCRETGIDGIVACWEFLSPLATRLADRLGLPGHRPELADACRNKRLMAEVFAAHGVPAPRTVVARDPGELTRRVAESGLGFPLVVKPAENAASIGVSVVRSPAELPEAARLAQSQTHKTSHGLALDITLLAQEHVDGDEFSVESVIFDGEIHHLTITEKLTTGGTSRAELGHTVPADTAPAVGAALYAAATAAIRALGLRNGVAHTEVKVSSGGAPKVIEVGARPPGDHIMRLVREALGIDEARACLQTVLGLRPDVAPRRGAAAAIRFITAPGAGVLRWTSALPCGDHVIATAMSKMPGDEVGGPYDNMGRIGQIMLRGATAAEVNKVAAEAMEAITVEMVTQW; encoded by the coding sequence GTGAGCACTCACCTCACCGACCTCCTCGAAGGGGACCCCACCGTGCAGAAGGTGCTGCTGATAGAGGCCGACGTATCCGCGGGCGAGGACATACTGACCGCGGCGGCGGAGCTCGGCGTCGAGGCGCATGTCGCCACCCACGAGGACGTGTTCCGTTCCTACCGGCCCGAGTTGAAGGCGAAGATCAGCGGCACCGTCTTCACCGACTTCGCCGATCCGCAGACCGCTCTCGACGACCTCGCCCGTTTCTGCCGGGAGACGGGTATCGACGGGATCGTGGCCTGCTGGGAGTTCCTCTCGCCGCTGGCCACCCGCCTCGCGGACCGGCTGGGGCTCCCCGGCCATCGCCCGGAACTCGCCGACGCCTGCCGCAACAAGCGCCTCATGGCCGAGGTGTTCGCCGCCCACGGGGTTCCCGCCCCGCGCACCGTCGTGGCCCGGGACCCCGGGGAACTGACCAGGCGCGTGGCGGAGAGCGGACTCGGCTTCCCCCTCGTCGTCAAACCGGCGGAGAACGCGGCATCCATCGGAGTCTCGGTCGTACGCTCGCCCGCGGAACTCCCCGAAGCCGCCCGGCTGGCCCAGTCGCAGACCCACAAGACCTCGCACGGTCTGGCCCTCGACATCACGCTGCTGGCCCAGGAGCACGTGGACGGCGACGAGTTCAGCGTCGAGTCCGTCATCTTCGACGGCGAGATCCACCATCTGACGATCACCGAGAAGCTCACCACCGGAGGGACGAGCCGCGCCGAACTGGGCCACACCGTGCCCGCGGACACCGCACCCGCCGTCGGCGCGGCGCTGTACGCGGCGGCCACCGCCGCGATCAGGGCGCTGGGGCTCCGCAACGGCGTCGCCCACACCGAGGTGAAGGTCAGCAGCGGGGGAGCGCCCAAGGTCATCGAGGTGGGCGCGCGGCCGCCGGGTGACCACATCATGAGGCTGGTCAGGGAAGCGCTCGGCATCGACGAGGCGCGTGCCTGCCTCCAGACGGTGCTGGGCCTGCGGCCGGACGTCGCACCTCGGCGCGGCGCGGCCGCCGCCATCCGGTTCATCACCGCTCCGGGGGCCGGAGTTCTCCGGTGGACCAGCGCGCTCCCCTGCGGCGACCACGTGATCGCGACGGCCATGTCGAAGATGCCGGGTGACGAAGTGGGCGGCCCGTACGACAACATGGGCCGCATCGGACAGATCATGCTCCGCGGAGCCACCGCGGCGGAGGTCAACAAGGTGGCGGCCGAGGCCATGGAGGCGATCACGGTGGAGATGGTGACCCAGTGGTGA
- a CDS encoding MDR family MFS transporter, with protein MPATRPAEQSESRLRTFVRVRAGGLPGAFWVLWGGTLVNRLGSMVNPFLSLYLTGIRGVPIGTTGLILATAGLGSVISQPLGGFIADRFGRRVALSGGMLANGATLLTLGHAHSLGVLVPACFVLGITIDFFRPAAQALVADTVPTADRTRAFGLLLWSVNLGFSMAMVLGGYLASHGYQLIFWLDAGACSVFAALVWLAVPETQPPAGEHSPGGFLTPVRDRTMLAFAGIIVVYATVFQQAFATLPLAMRGEGLSSTAYGTVMAVNGLVVIAAQPLIGHRLGAFDKSRVLATGFGVAAVGTTVMVFASTTPLYGLAIGVWTLGEILVFAMTASVVADLAPPHLRGRYNGLIGMAWGTGFLLAPVAGTRLLLVGPTTLWLTSACLCLVAAAGQLSLAPVLRRRTAQ; from the coding sequence ATGCCAGCGACCCGCCCCGCCGAGCAATCGGAGAGCCGGCTGCGCACCTTCGTGCGGGTCCGCGCGGGCGGGCTGCCCGGGGCTTTCTGGGTGCTGTGGGGCGGGACCCTGGTCAACCGGCTCGGCTCCATGGTCAATCCGTTCCTCAGCCTCTATCTGACCGGGATCCGGGGCGTCCCGATCGGCACCACCGGGCTCATTCTCGCCACGGCCGGCCTGGGGTCGGTCATCTCGCAGCCGCTCGGCGGGTTCATCGCCGACCGCTTCGGCCGCCGGGTGGCCCTGAGCGGCGGCATGCTGGCGAACGGCGCGACGCTCCTGACGCTCGGGCACGCCCACAGCCTCGGCGTGCTCGTCCCGGCCTGCTTCGTACTCGGCATCACCATCGACTTCTTCCGCCCCGCCGCCCAGGCCCTCGTCGCGGACACCGTCCCCACCGCCGACCGCACCCGTGCCTTCGGTCTGCTGCTGTGGTCGGTCAATCTCGGGTTCTCGATGGCGATGGTGCTGGGCGGCTACCTCGCCTCCCACGGCTACCAGTTGATCTTCTGGCTGGACGCCGGAGCCTGCTCGGTCTTCGCCGCACTGGTGTGGCTCGCCGTCCCCGAGACCCAGCCACCCGCCGGCGAGCACAGCCCCGGCGGATTCCTCACCCCCGTGCGCGACCGCACGATGCTGGCCTTCGCCGGCATCATCGTGGTCTACGCGACCGTCTTCCAGCAGGCTTTCGCCACGCTGCCCCTGGCGATGCGGGGCGAGGGCCTGTCCAGTACCGCGTACGGCACGGTCATGGCGGTCAACGGGCTGGTGGTCATCGCCGCGCAACCCCTGATCGGCCACCGGCTCGGGGCCTTCGACAAGAGCCGGGTGCTCGCCACCGGCTTCGGCGTCGCCGCCGTCGGTACGACCGTGATGGTGTTCGCCTCCACGACCCCCCTGTACGGGCTCGCCATCGGGGTGTGGACGCTGGGGGAGATCCTGGTCTTCGCGATGACCGCGTCCGTCGTCGCCGACCTGGCACCGCCTCATCTCCGTGGGAGATACAACGGGTTGATCGGGATGGCCTGGGGTACGGGCTTCCTGCTGGCGCCGGTCGCGGGCACCCGGCTGCTGCTCGTCGGCCCGACGACGCTCTGGCTGACCAGCGCGTGCCTGTGCCTTGTCGCGGCGGCGGGCCAGCTCTCGCTCGCTCCGGTCCTGCGCCGCAGAACGGCGCAGTGA
- a CDS encoding AMP-binding protein, translating to MTQQPYHQAGDAGEFLHDFLLRAVGTTPDRPAVVESPRPGQTTVTTYGELGSLVHTYTAALEELGIETGARVILEAETTALSVAMFLACSRAGLTFIPVSPEMSGRRLLSIIATARPALHLQAADGERADIPHEVGAARFGPGGLAVERMPDWRTPRRRTPCVTDPAYIIFTSGTTGRPKGVVMSHRAVVAFYRGMLGHRLATPDDRIASTSPLQFDFSLLNIGLALGSGASVVPVPPRLVRWPRHFLRVLRETGATQVNGVPSIWRQALRYEPARLAALQGLRRVLFCGEVFPPAELRRLQELLPRAEFTNCYGSTESMACSFEPVPRPLPETADQLSIGIAHPGAELLLVDGTGEIVEEPGVPGELHLRSPALFTGYWDDPVATRAALVPDPLSPQSGQLVLRTGDLGVRGKDGEFYFCGRADSQVQINGNRVELGEVEQQLQAYPGVTAAAVLALPGPDGGQHLTAFTVPATRRTGTDGPHGEANAWDAGALRDFCARTLPPYMVPQEFHLVDTLPTTANGKVDRAALAAGVGAVPESGGGSVKGSPGSPDSAGAPDSTGRPPGIPVRAPAVLRGCGR from the coding sequence GTGACGCAACAGCCGTACCACCAGGCCGGTGACGCCGGGGAGTTCCTGCACGACTTCCTGCTTCGTGCGGTGGGGACGACCCCGGACCGCCCCGCCGTGGTGGAGTCCCCCCGGCCCGGGCAGACCACCGTGACGACCTACGGCGAACTCGGCTCCCTGGTGCACACCTACACCGCGGCGCTGGAGGAACTGGGCATCGAGACCGGCGCCCGGGTGATTCTGGAGGCCGAGACGACCGCGCTGTCCGTCGCGATGTTCCTGGCCTGCTCACGGGCCGGCCTCACCTTCATCCCGGTGAGCCCCGAAATGTCGGGCCGGCGGCTGCTGTCCATCATCGCGACCGCGCGGCCCGCCCTCCACCTCCAGGCGGCGGACGGCGAACGTGCGGACATCCCCCACGAGGTCGGGGCGGCCAGGTTCGGGCCCGGAGGGCTGGCCGTGGAGCGGATGCCGGACTGGCGTACCCCCCGGCGGCGTACCCCCTGTGTCACCGACCCCGCCTACATCATCTTCACGTCCGGTACCACGGGGCGGCCCAAGGGCGTCGTGATGAGCCACCGGGCCGTGGTCGCCTTCTACCGGGGCATGCTGGGCCACCGCCTCGCCACCCCCGACGACCGGATCGCCAGCACCTCGCCCCTCCAGTTCGACTTCTCGCTGCTCAACATCGGCCTGGCGCTGGGCAGCGGAGCATCGGTCGTCCCCGTCCCGCCGCGACTGGTGCGCTGGCCGAGGCACTTCCTGCGGGTGCTCCGGGAGACGGGGGCGACCCAGGTCAACGGCGTACCGTCGATCTGGCGCCAGGCGCTGCGGTACGAGCCCGCGCGGCTGGCCGCGCTCCAGGGGCTGCGCCGCGTCCTCTTCTGCGGCGAGGTGTTCCCACCGGCCGAGCTGCGCCGGCTCCAGGAACTCCTGCCACGGGCGGAGTTCACCAACTGCTACGGCAGCACCGAGTCGATGGCCTGCTCGTTCGAGCCGGTGCCCCGCCCGCTCCCCGAGACGGCGGATCAGCTCTCCATCGGCATCGCCCATCCCGGCGCGGAGCTGCTTCTCGTCGACGGCACGGGCGAGATCGTCGAGGAGCCCGGCGTACCCGGCGAACTCCATCTGCGCAGCCCCGCGCTGTTCACGGGGTACTGGGACGACCCGGTGGCCACCCGGGCCGCGCTGGTGCCCGATCCGCTGTCCCCGCAGTCGGGCCAGCTGGTCCTGCGCACCGGGGATCTGGGCGTACGGGGCAAGGACGGGGAGTTCTACTTCTGCGGCCGGGCCGACTCCCAGGTGCAGATCAACGGCAACAGGGTCGAACTGGGCGAGGTGGAGCAGCAGTTGCAGGCGTACCCGGGTGTCACGGCGGCCGCCGTCCTGGCGCTTCCGGGGCCGGACGGCGGGCAGCATCTGACGGCGTTCACCGTGCCGGCCACGCGCCGGACCGGCACTGACGGGCCCCACGGCGAGGCGAACGCGTGGGACGCGGGCGCCCTGCGGGACTTCTGCGCGCGGACGCTGCCCCCGTACATGGTCCCGCAGGAGTTCCACCTGGTGGACACGCTGCCCACGACGGCGAACGGCAAGGTCGACCGCGCGGCGCTGGCAGCGGGTGTCGGTGCCGTACCGGAATCCGGTGGCGGCTCCGTAAAGGGCTCACCGGGCTCACCGGATTCAGCAGGGGCGCCGGATTCCACAGGACGGCCGCCCGGGATTCCCGTCCGGGCCCCGGCCGTTCTGCGCGGGTGCGGTCGCTGA